The stretch of DNA CCCAACCTTTTTGTTATTCTCCTGTACACAAGCTAGGTAGCCATATGCTCCTTTCCCTAACATCCTAACAGCTTTAAGGGCTGTTATCCATTTGATTCTCCCACTCCCATTTTTCCCTCGAAACTTCTCCCAAGTTCCATTATCTGTTTGTAACTCAACTGTCTTTTCTTGACAGTTAATTTTTGCATTATATTTAGTCAAGAAATCCATCCCCAAGATTATGTCAAAATCCTGAATATCTAGGGACGTAAGTTCGACTGAAAATTCATTATTCCCCAATACGATCCGTCCATCCCCATAGCCTGTATGTGTTTCTACTTGTTTTCCAAAAGGGGTAGATACTATCATGGGACACCCTAGTTCTCCCAATTCCAATTTTAAACAACGTGCCAATGCATGCGATACAaatgaatgagtagaccctgggtCTATCAATACTTGCACCGGCGTATCAAGAAAGATCATTGTACCTTGTATTATTGATGGGTTGGCACTGGCGTCTTCTCTCGTCAAACTAAATACGCGTCCCCGTTGTGGCTCCATGCTTCCTTTATTCGCCCTGAATTGAACAATACCTTTCTTTTGAGGGCAGTCGCGAGAGATATGACCAGGCTTCTGGCAAGTGAAACACACGATCCCCTTTGGGCAATCCCGAGCCACGTGGCCAGTTCCTCCACAAGAATAGCATCCTTGGGCTCCTGTCCTACAAGGCTTCCCTGGATGATATTTCTGACATTTCGGGCATGAACCTTTGGTCTTGAACTTCCTCCCTTGAGTCCCCAAGTCATGCTTTCTTCCCAACCTTCCATCCTCGGGCCCACGAAATTCCATTCCCAAAGTCTCCATTCGCCGAAAGTTGCTTTCTACCGTCAAGGCTTGCAGCACCACTTCTGCATAGGTGCGTGTCCCTAAGGAGCTTAAGGCTAGTTGAATCTTCCACTTCAGTCCTCCAAGGAACTTCTGCGCTTTGGCTTCCTCGTCCAGGTTGTATATAGGCATATACTTGATCAGCCTTGTGAAGTGATCCTCGTATTGGGCGACGGACATGTCCCCAGTTTGTTTTAGATTCATGAACTCCCGacctttctccattttcttacaCAAAGGAAAGTATTTCGTATTAAAAAGTTCCTTAAACTGCACCCATGTAGTAACTGGCGTACCTCGTCCTTCAGGACCTTGTAGGGTTCTCTGCATCATTTTCCACCACTGGTCAGCTTCATCACGAAGCATAAATGTTGCACAACCAACTTTATCCTCCTCCTCACAGCCAATAAAGTCAAAGATCTTTTCGACCTGCTCCAGCCAAAACTCACTCTCACAGGGGTCAGTCCCTGCTTTTCCTTGAAAAACAGGCGGGTTCAACCGCTGGAACCTGTCGCTAACATTAGGATTTCGGCGGATAACCTGACCCGCTGGTTGTGTTCCTCGCATAAGGGTGACCATACTTCCCAAGACTCATTCCATTTGATCCATACGAGTTCCTCCTCCTTGGTTCCCTTCTGGCAGTGGGTTACCTTGGGGCATCTCCGTCCCTTCCTCGTGCTGGTCCTGCATCTCCTCCTCTCGAACGTTGTTTCTGCGCCTAGGGTTCTTGGTTCGGCGAGTGTTTACCATCTGAAACCATTTACAATAAATTTCAAGGACAATTTATAAACATATTCTCCCAAAGATATACACCCAGTCAATAAAATAAAGCATGCAACCACTCGTCCTAACCTTTTATATGACAATCACCCACCTATCCATACCCATATGAGGGGTCTTATAAAGCCATGCAAATCCCCAAGTCCCAAATTCCATATTGTAACAACCTCTTATGGTTCTTACTACATACTCGGGGCCCTTAGATTTACAATACATTCCCAAAATTCCTATAACATCAACAACCTTCCAAGTTAGTTTGTCTAAAATCCTCAAGGTTTCTAATCCTTCACCTACAATCACTTGTTCATTTCACAAACCATTACTCAAGGCATCCTAAATAAGATCGGTTAGTCCTAGTTCATCAAATTCCTAAAG from Diospyros lotus cultivar Yz01 chromosome 6, ASM1463336v1, whole genome shotgun sequence encodes:
- the LOC127804511 gene encoding uncharacterized protein LOC127804511, which encodes MVTLMRGTQPAGQVIRRNPNVSDRFQRLNPPVFQGKAGTDPCESEFWLEQVEKIFDFIGCEEEDKVGCATFMLRDEADQWWKMMQRTLQGPEGRGTPVTTWVQFKELFNTKYFPLCKKMEKGREFMNLKQTGDMSVAQYEDHFTRLIKYMPIYNLDEEAKAQKFLGGLKWKIQLALSSLGTRTYAEVVLQALTVESNFRRMETLGMEFRGPEDGREAL